Genomic window (Psilocybe cubensis strain MGC-MH-2018 chromosome 1, whole genome shotgun sequence):
ACATTTTCGTGAGGGCTTTCGATGGTCCCTTGTGTCTGCTCCAAATTTCTCATCTTCGAAACCAATTCCTTTCGTTCGGTGGTGATACATGGTCCGAGAGGCACGAGCTGTTCTGCAGCTTCCAAGAACCCTTCCTCTGGAAAGCCACCCGTCGTGTACCAGGAGTCCCGAATAAAAATATGTTTTCCATTGGAATCCTTTGTTGACCATATGCTCGTTCCGCGACCTTGTAAACAGTGAGACCGAAATACTGGCCGAGTGTCCGTAAGCACATAACGCGTAGCTCTGCTTTCCGCGTCAACAGTTTTTAAATATCTTTTACCCTCCAAGCCCCAGTATACATTCTTATTAAATCCAAGAGCACCAATATCGTAGCATGCGAGAGCTATGATCGTGCGGACAAACTCGACTGCATCCAAGGAGGTTTCTAAGACAGGACCGCAATGTACGCCACTGCGGTCGAAGCTGTAGCACTGAAAATGTCCCGGGCCAAGCAAATGGAGACCATAAACGATTTCACGATTATCCTGAGCTAGAAAACATTGCCTAGTATGAAGTTTATTAGCCGAGAAGCGTCGGTTAAGATTGGGCAAAGGGAGTACTACCAGGCAAAACGGTTCATCTGCCCTAGATGGTGGTTTTTGTCCACTGCTTTTTTGGAACGTAACGTTACCAGGATTGGGCTAATGCAATTGACATATGTCGACGATATTTGCCTTCCACTTCCTGCAGGCCGCAACGGGCTCAGACTAGGATCTAGTATAGCGATGTCAGGTATGAATTTGCATACTTGTTGAGCTGGAGTGGCATCTAAAGAGTTGCTATAAAAATCGCGATTGGTTTGAATCGTTCTTCGTTCAAATCCCCTGAAACGTTGCATGACCGCGGTAATCAAATTAATGAGAGGCGCATGGAGATCTTCCGCGGCCTTTGGGTGATTGGGCATTTCTAGCCATCTCTGGTTCCTATCGTCCCACAGTGGAGAACTAGACATAAAATCCCGAATTTCTGCACTAAATGCTGCAGAGTCACCAAAAGAATGCTTTGGGAACCATTTGTTGTTTTGGAAAACATGATGTTCGATGTTTTTGTCCAGAATGGCCGATTCTTCCTGAAGCGCTCCAATGTCATAACTTGGTGTCCCACAGAAGCGAAAGTATCGGTTGGTCAAATCGCTGAAAGTTAGGAAGTGTTGTTGTTCGATGCTGTTCACATCACGTCCTCTAGACGTGTGTTTCTGAGGAGTTTTGCGGCGTCGCTTTTTCTTTACAGGAAGAGGTGCAATAACGATTCCGTTCAGCTCTAGCTTCAATACCGACTGGTCCCTTTCCTTGGAGGATTGACTACCACGAACCATAGTCAATTCACGACACACCTGGATCTCCTCGTCCGAAAATCCTGTCTGTGATAGATAATAGTCTAGCCAACTTGACCTGGGCACTCTATCGTCTGGCTTGTTCTTGGCCTTTGAACGGGTCTTGGAAGACGATCCTGACTTGTTTTTAGACGGAGAGGTTTTATCCATGGTGGAGAGATACGCGAACGTGTTGTTGAAGTGAAAAGGAAGGCAGTCACCAAGGGTTTCAGGAATATAGAAACGTGAGTTCAAATCGAGTTCAGATAGAAGGGGTCATGTGAGCCATTGTGTTCAAAGCGAAGTGAACATCAATCGTATCATGGCACCGTATTCCAACGCGGTGTGCCCCTCGCCAATATATAAATCCACGTGACCGTGCTTGGTCGGCCTCCTTAAGTTCTTCGGTGTAGCCCAAAATCACAGGTACTCTCTCCGTACCTATGGTAAGGGTTGACTTGTATGAAGTATCTGAGACTTGTCCATCCCCATATTATTGGGTCTATTGAAAACTCAACTATTGGGGAAATAGTTGAATTGGGCACCAACAAAAAGTTAGTGGATCAAGATAAATAATTGAAGTGCATAACGGCGAACGAACCAGATATAGAACCTCATATTTAAGACAACTATCAGACTTGAGACTGCAATTAGAATAATTGGGCTCCGAAGACACGGTTGGCCTGGGAGCAGAAAGGTCCGTGGAAGTAGATTTCAGTTGCAATACTGCGTAGTCAATGCCAGCTGGATTTCACCTATGCCAGAGTACATGATTCAGGCTGGACTCAAGGCGCGGAAGGAATATTGCTATATTTTCCAAAGAGTCAGGAAACTGACATCACATTATCAGATTTTCCAAGTTGTTCGTCTGTTGACAATTCAGATTCCAGAATATATTGGCTTGCTCTATCCAGCTGAAAGTTCAGTGGAGGCAGAGAGGCTTCAGTCCTATTGATTTTATTTAGTCCCTTCAAGCTTTGTTGTAAATTATACTGAAATGGGGATGAAGCGAAAACTCACTGAAAAAAGGCTCTTGAGGGCAGCAGAGTGTAATCAGAGTCTTCAAGGTCAACAATGGAAAAGATCGTGTTTTGAGGGATATCCGGCACTTAAGGATGGTTTTGTTCTAAACGGGATTCGTCCACTCGGTGGTCGGGCATGCATAGTTCTCCTGCGCATTGACATTTAAGCAGAGTGGACAGTGAGAGCCACTGGGGTGTGTGTAGATATTTCTTTGCGTGACAGAAAGAGGGTTTAGGTGTAAATGTTGTGTGTGACACTTGGTTCTTACACGAATGGCAATTAACGCCCTTCGAGCTTTTAAATTTCAGGTTCAAGCTAAGCCTATATAGTCTTTTCCTTCtgttcttgtcttttttctttttttttcttccttatTCTGCATGTTTTCTTACCTCCATAAACGCAAGCATCGGTTGACCAGAAGGCAGTAACTCTGATAAGACTATCAATCATACTATTCTCTCCAAACTGCGGCTACACTAGAAACGCGACCTTACGTATATCCACGATAGACCCGGGGAACAACTTTATCCATCAAATGGAATTCGCAAGATAGGACTGAAAATAACAGAGATTTTCTCTTTCTACTCTGCCGCTTTCCGATAGTGTAGCGGCTTGATCAACCCTGGGTCAAACGCCCACGAAACAGTGATATGTTCAAGTTGAAGTGGAAAGGAAATAGTCAAATTTGATAAAGTAAGTGAGAATTAATGTAGGATTATAACGAATTAAATATGTCGGCCAGTGTAGGCCCTACTACTACCCGCAGATGTTGCGGTATCTTAGATCAGTGGGGTTTCTAGGAATCCAACCGTAGTCCAAACCAGCTTTGTAAGACCAATCATCGGCCTCTTCCGCCTTCCAGGTCCACTGAATCCAGCCTTGGGCTTTTTCAAACGTTATAACTTGAGCCTCCCAATATTGGCGAAGGAAGGTCTTGTAGTCAGCAGTAAAGGACCACGCTTTGCCACTGACTCCAACGCAGCTCCCGACGCGTGAAGATCCAGAATAGCTCCCATCGTACCGTGCGCCAACACCTCGGCCATTGAGATACTTGGCACAGTCATTTCCTGCTGGTGTCCACTCGCCTACAACTGTCCACAAGGTTCCAGATGTTAGGTCAGAGCTTTTGGCACAAGCTGCTTGGATATGTTCCTCGTAAGTTCTATGGTTTTCCTTTGATTGGAATAAATATTATTGGTACCATAATGCATGAAGTAGCAGAAAAGGAATAACTTACAGCATCAGAAAACATTTGATAGACATGAGTGTCCAGAATAACGCCATCCCATTTAGGCGCTGGCATGAAATCCTTCCAGTAGGAAGCTGGTTGGAACGCGTCATGTATCATAACGACTGTGTTGCTGTCTCTAGCCTGATCTGCGTATGGGCGTCTAGCAAAACAATCGatatcaaaaagaaaacgagaCAACAAGTACAGCTGAAGCTTACCGAACAATATCGTAGCTGTCATACCAATACTAACGGTACTTTAGCGTGTGTAGACGGATACATAAATAATATCATTCATTTACCTGTTTGGTAGCATCTAGGATAGCTTGTCCGTCGAAACCAGCAGGCCTGCAACATAGAAATTGAACATCTGCCGTTCCAATCTGCAGATGAAATTGAAGACTGACTCGTTCAAAGGGGCAATGATTGGAACGGTTCCAGTGGAATCCTTAAACATGGACGCCAATGTCTTAATGATGGCCTTGGAACGATCAATGTATGATTGTTGTGTTTGCCATTGTCTGTAGAGATTCTGAATTCTTTGGGATTTTCGAAGGTTAAAAAATTGGAACTGACGGGAATGTCATCTTTTCTCCAGAATTATCAAAACTGGATGATATGTATCAGCCCGGTAGAGAAGACAAACCAAGTAGCTAAATGATTTACCCATTCTGGCTTCCAGGGACACCTGAAAAATGTGAGAATTGTGTGGCACCCGCACCAGCATGGACACCTACCATGAAGATCGACTATGACCTTGAGTCCGTGGTGCTGTGCCCACTGTACGGCTTTTAGGAGGTATGGGAGTTGTCCTTGAATGTACGGTTCTCCAGCCGAGACGTCGAATGCCCAGTATCCGATTGGAAGGCGGACATGATTGAGTCTGACGAAAATTGGTGAGGTGCTGATGCGAGCGAAGCGCCAGGGCCCGACTCACCCTGCAGCTGCAATAGCAGCAAAATCAGTCTCTGTAATCCAAGTATCCCAGTGATGCTGTAGAGTTCTTAACGCAACCTCGTGATCCTGATATTGTCCAAATGTATATTCGTCGATAATACGGGGGTCGTGGGTATTGTCGAATAGAGAGGGTGTTATCCAGGGCTGAGACAATGTCAGATTTACAACTTTGAGAGTATAAAAGCTAACTCCTGAGTACGCACTTCAAGCACAAGCCAGCCACCAAGGTTCACCCCTCGTACCTTCTGTGAGCCATATGGGAATCCAAGAGCAAGACCGTAGACAGAAGTGATGAGCGAGAGAGGAAGAGTAACGACAGTGATTAAACGAGAGACAGTGATGAGCATAGTAGCAACAGAGTATGACACAAAACCAAGTGGGTATTCAACTCGTAAGAGTTTAGAGGATCGCCCAGAAACAATGAAATAGCATTTATATACCTAGGAAATGGCTTCTAGTCCAGTTCATGATACGATCGGGAGGTTGACGGTGACGGTAGGCATCCCGATCCATCCAAAATAAACATGGAACCGATTATCAGGCATGATATCCCAGAATAACGCGCCAGGAAGCTAGTATATTCTGTTAAACGGGTACGCGACGGACATCCGAAACGCCTACGCAGTAGGCAGACTTCTCGTTTGTTTGTCATATCAAAAGACCAGTCAAAGTTAATCTCTCGAATATATCACACCTTGTGGTGTTATAGTCATTTCAAGAGTTCAATAGATCCTGCTAACCCCCTTTCAGGAGCGTGGCATGCGGAAGGAACTAGTAGTATTGCCACTGATCCATCACTGATCAACCATGGTTGACGTGACTTTGGTAAGCTAAGTTGCCAGTAAAGGTCGAGCTCAGGCCACTTTCCCGAATCTTTATTAAAGATGTGCGCTGAATATGTCAGTTGGCTTGTAGAAGACAATGAAAGTGAGCAAAGCAATTGAAGTGAGTTGGATCTTGGTCGGATCCAAGATATCAGTTCAGAGCTGACGCTTGACCGACGCCTGACTGATTAAATTCCTTCTTTCTCACGAGTTTGATCTAGGTTGAATGCGTTCACTGAACGGGCGCTCAGGCGCTGAAAGGAAAGACAGAATCGAACGCTCAATTTAGGTTGTGAAATCCAATAGCGCGTCATGTTAAGTGTATTTCGTGTAATA
Coding sequences:
- a CDS encoding Glucan 1,3-beta-glucosidase, encoding MLITVSRLITVVTLPLSLITSVYGLALGFPYGSQKVRGVNLGGWLVLEPWITPSLFDNTHDPRIIDEYTFGQYQDHEVALRTLQHHWDTWITETDFAAIAAAGLNHVRLPIGYWAFDVSAGEPYIQGQLPYLLKAVQWAQHHGLKVIVDLHGVPGSQNGFDNSGEKMTFPQWQTQQSYIDRSKAIIKTLASMFKDSTGTVPIIAPLNEPAGFDGQAILDATKQYWYDSYDIVRRPYADQARDSNTVVMIHDAFQPASYWKDFMPAPKWDGVILDTHVYQMFSDAENHRTYEEHIQAACAKSSDLTSGTLWTVVGEWTPAGNDCAKYLNGRGVGARYDGSYSGSSRVGSCVGVSGKAWSFTADYKTFLRQYWEAQVITFEKAQGWIQWTWKAEEADDWSYKAGLDYGWIPRNPTDLRYRNICG